From a single Phocoena sinus isolate mPhoSin1 chromosome 1, mPhoSin1.pri, whole genome shotgun sequence genomic region:
- the MUC1 gene encoding mucin-1 has protein sequence MTPDIQAPFFFLLLLFQVLTVSDTSQSTSNSGSAAPTAHDGTSPWATSGDSPPTTSPASGSAAPPTHSSTSPRATSGDSPPTTSPASGSAAPPTHSSTSPRATSGDSSPTTSPASGSAAPTAHDGTSPRATSGDSPPTTSPASGSAAHPTHGSTSPRATSGDSSPTTSPASGSAAPPTHSSTSPRATSGDSPPTTSPASGSAAPTAHDGTSPWATSGDSLPTTSPASGSAAHPTHSSTSPRATSGDSSPTTSPASGSAAPMAHDGTSPWATSGDSPPTTSPASTSAAPPTHGSTSPRATSGTSPPTTSPASSSVVITAHEGTSSKVTMTQASNGTPSSVPSSYTPTISASSTNQNTVPPYAPTSSSNKTSQPSHIRVSLFFLCFRITNLQFNSSLENPSTSYYQKLQRIISVLFVQTYKQEDFLGLSDIEFRPGSVVVKLTLVFREGTTAHNVERQFGQLEAAAVTCNLTISGVSVSDASVPSSTQSGSGVPGWGIALLVLVCVLVALAIIYLIALVVCQCRQKNDGQLDLFPIRDAYHPMSEYPTYHTHGRYVPPGSTKQSPFEEVSAGNGGSTLSYTNLAATSANL, from the exons ATGACACCGGACATCCAggcccctttcttcttcctgctgctgCTATTCCAAGTGCTTACAG TCTCTGATACAAGCCAAAGCACAAGTAACTCAGGCTCGGCTGCCCCTACGGCCCACGATGGCACCTCACCCTGGGCCACCAGTGGCGACTCACCTCCGACCACCAGCCCTGCCTCAGGCTCGGCTGCCCCCCCGACCCACAGCAGCACCTCACCCCGGGCCACCAGTGGTGACTCACCTCCGACCACCAGCCCTGCCTCAGGCTCGGCTGCCCCTCCGACCCACAGCAGCACCTCACCCCGGGCCACCAGTGGCGACTCATCTCCGACCACCAGCCCTGCCTCAGGCTCGGCTGCCCCTACGGCCCACGATGGCACCTCACCCCGGGCCACCAGTGGCGACTCACCTCCGACCACCAGCCCTGCCTCAGGCTCGGCTGCCCATCCGACCCACGGCAGCACCTCACCCCGGGCCACCAGTGGCGACTCATCTCCGACCACCAGCCCTGCCTCAGGCTCGGCTGCCCCTCCGACCCACAGCAGCACCTCACCCCGGGCCACCAGTGGTGACTCACCTCCGACCACCAGCCCTGCCTCAGGCTCGGCTGCCCCTACGGCCCACGATGGCACCTCACCCTGGGCCACCAGTGGCGACTCACTTCCGACCACCAGCCCTGCCTCAGGCTCGGCTGCCCATCCGACCCACAGCAGCACCTCACCCCGGGCCACCAGTGGCGACTCATCTCCGACCACCAGCCCTGCCTCAGGCTCGGCTGCCCCTATGGCCCACGATGGCACCTCACCCTGGGCCACCAGTGGCGACTCACCTCCGACCACCAGCCCTGCCTCAACCTCTGCTGCCCCTCCGACCCACGGCAGCACCTCACCCCGGGCCACCAGTGGCACCTCACCACCGACCACCAGTCCTGCCTCAAGTTCAGTTGTCATTACAGCACATGAGGGCACCTCTTCCAAGGTTACCATGACCCAAGCCAGCAACGGCACTCCATCCTCAGTTCCCAGCTCTTATACTCCCACCATTTCTGCCAGCAGCACTAACCAGAACACAGTACCTCCCTAtgctcccacctcctccagtAATAAGACTTCTCAGCCGTCGCATATTAGGGTCTccctgttcttcctgtgttttcgcATTACGAACCTCCAGTTTAACTCTTCCCTGGAAAATCCCAGCACCAGCTACTACCAGAAGCTGCAGAGAATCATTTCTGTATTG TTTGTGCAGACTTATAAACAAGAGGATTTTCTGGGCCTCTCAGATATCGAGTTCAG GCCAGGATCTGTGGTGGTAAAATTAACCTTGGTCTTCCGAGAGGGGACCACTGCCCACAACGTGGAGAGACAGTTTGGTCAGCTTGAAGCAGCAGCCGTCACATGTAACCTGACCATCAGTGGAGTTAGTG TGAGTGATGCATCAGTTCCTTCCTCTACCCAGTCTGGGTCTGGGGTGCCTGGCTGGGGCATTGCCCTTCTGGTACTGGTCTGTGTTCTGGTTGCCCTGGCCATCATTTATCTCATTGCCCTG GTTGTGTGTCAGTGCAGACAAAAGAATGATGGGCAGCTGGACCTC